DNA from Ochotona princeps isolate mOchPri1 chromosome 7, mOchPri1.hap1, whole genome shotgun sequence:
caatgccatgaagttaaataacatgctactgaatcactAATATGTTGCTgatgaaatggaaaagaaaatcaagaaccttcttgaagaaaatgatgctactgtatgatctatgagtcattgaagaatttagcaagagttttgaagagatgaaactacaacagcaataacaacaacaacaaaaaagcacacacaaaacCCACCAAAATCGATGAGATATCATTtccgcttatctttgttggtgagctatgtcttctgtaggcaacaaatagatgagttttgtgttcttaatccagtctactaatctataatgtttgattgatAAACTCATCAATCTCCCCCTTTTAATTGAATACACATGAAGTCACTTGCACTTCTATTACAGCTCActgatcttttctttttattttcaatctttttccttgcttttaaaatttggatATTTTCTattaccgtgtgtgtgtgtgtggtgtgttttccCAAGGAGTTGCTTTAATTCCATGCGATGCAGAATTTCAAGAACAGAGACCAGAGAGCAGCTCCTGGCAGGATTTTTATCTGGCCTACATTTCAGTCACAGCTAAGAATGGCTGTATGAAAACAACTCAGCAGACAGTGGGCTACCATATGGGagtgttctccccacccctccattttttttaaacaaaggttTATTTGTAAATGTACAGCAGACTCCAGGTAGCACTCCATTCTAATTATGGGTGACAAAAGATGTTCGGGCTGGGAATCCAGAAGTTCAGACAGGTGTGGAATTAGGGCAACATCACTTCAGGAACCAGAAAAGCTTACTTTTTTTgccagatttttaaatttcacctGTCGCCAAGGGGCCCTTCTCAGCGGCCTTCGCTTTCACCTCACTGTGTTTCTTctgattctgtttttgtttgtgctTGAAAACCCTATCTTCCTCATCCATCTTCTTGACCTGCTTTTTGGGTTGTTTCAGGGCCTTCTTTTTGCCACCTTCCAGGCCAGACATGGCACctgctgttgtgttgttgttattttttttttgttgttaggtttatttatttgaaagtagaattccagagagagagagagaattctttgatgtgctggttcactccccagatgagctcAGTGGTTGGGCCAAGTAACAcaaaggagtcaggagcttttacagagtctcccatgtaggagagaACATAagagctatcttctgcttttccaggctgtaaggggggagctggatctgaagtgaaacaGCCTTGTGAATCATGAGGATTTTTTCATCATACTGATGAGAATACAAGAACATGAAACATTCCTACACCTGGAGAGTATGTAGCACAGAggcttaagccactgtctgcagcactggcatggacaccagttggagtcctggctgctctacttccagtccagaaCCGTGCTAATGACTGTGAAAACAACAAAAGAGGTGATTCTAATGTTTggttcctgcactcacttggggtcctggaagaagctcctggcttctggttttgatctAGGGGTAAGacaacagatggcagatctctcctTGCCATTCTCCCTCCTGATCCTCTAAGAACTCTAAGCATTGATctttttgatacattttttttccttagtggTTTCTTCATTCAAACACATTTGTGCTGGGAAGTGCTGGGAGCTTTGGAGCTTTTTCTTCCatgctctgcttttttttaaccCCTGTACTCCCATTATTAGCTCTTACAAGCATACGTTTCGTTTCTGAGTTGATTTCCCTGCCTGGG
Protein-coding regions in this window:
- the LOC118759021 gene encoding translation machinery-associated protein 7-like, which codes for MSGLEGGKKKALKQPKKQVKKMDEEDRVFKHKQKQNQKKHSEVKAKAAEKGPLATGEI